AGGATACGCTTTATTTAAGATGTTTGAAACTAAACACTATATGCTTGACGAGCTAACGACAGAtcatatttatctattcattaaaGCACCTGAAGCAATTTTTTCTTAAGGCATTTCTCATAAACTTTGATATCTTGCTATTGCCGCTCCTTCCCCCAAATCCTAAATACAtcctagaaagaaaagagaaactcatTAGCTACAACTCTCTTTGAAAAGGTACTTATGTTTTCGCCTGATACTAACTTTGATTCTTAGGGAAGTTGTTTTGAAACAAGCATATTACTAATGCAAATTTCTTGAGAAACAACCTTTCACTTCCCGATAAATTGGAATTTGTAAAAATTGAGATTATTTGGTAATCAGTAGTTGGAATGCGACATGACACTACAAAATGAATCAGTGGATACTTTGTGAGGACAGATTTCACTTGGGGCCACTATATGGGTAGGAAGCTTGCCTGAGCTATCATTTAAGGAAGGCCCACTGCTATTCTTTGGTAAGTATTCCTCATGCTATGATCTGTACCATGCTGTGTTTTTTGGAAAACTGGCACTACTTTATGAAAGGCTAAAcacagtgttttatatatatatatttttttttcctcctacagGGCAAGTTAAGCAAATTGTAGGAGTTATTACATTAAATATGCTCTAAATGACAATAGGCAGATCTCAAAATGCAGTCTTGACTTTTCATGATTCTTAATGATTGCATCAGAGACCTATGAGATTATAGAGATAATTATCCTTAGTTTGGGAGTGTATCTGAGTTgagcaatccctatcaaagttAAATACACATACTTGCAAAATGTCATATGTACAGTACTTAGATCCTACCCCAAATCATGTCATTGgagacattttaataaaattctctttcattGGATGGCCAGTAACTAAGGACAGTTAGTATTTAAAGATGCACAGAATTTTTCATTATCTGCCTAGCTATATCTGGAGAAAGCTTGCCTACTCCTACAAGCCTTGTTATATAGCTCTTGAAAACACCCACTGGTCAACATGGTATGGTATTATAGCAAAGTCATAAAACACACATTTACACTATATGTAAAATCAACTAGCGGTCCTTGGCACACATGCTTGCATAAACAAGTAACACCCTGGCCTGAATGAGTGGACCTGCACCCTCCACTCACAGTGAGTTTCAGTTCCTCAGTGACCGCCACTGGATAAGCTTTTACTTATGCTGAGACTGTCTCCAGTACTTCAaggtatgtgtatgtttttagtATAAAATGGGCCCTAAAGCAAGCCAGTTGCTCTACTTGATACTTAAGAAGCAAAAAACTATTCCAGTGCCAGAGGTAAAAGCTGCCACACAGTATTTTTGAGACATACTATATCAGTTTTTTAAGTATGCATAAATTTGGCtatatatactgtattttttatttaagagaatTTTATAAGGGACACTTTGGCTACACATGACTCTTCATGTAACCAGGCAAACTCCAGAATTCAACTCTTGCATCAAAGGCAACACTACTGCTTAGCTGTTTTGACAGAATAATAGTTAAATGTAAAATCGTTTTTCACCTAATCATTTTGGACTTAAATAAAACACAACTAACAACAAAAACCACTACAACATTGATTTAAACTAAAACTTATTTTGTTGAGGGTGGAggcaaaaaagcaagaaaacagttTTACCCATTGGGAAATTGCCTGAAGATTAATGGTCTTAAGCCTAACCAACAGTGGGAGAAATTTAATTCCCAAAGCTTCATCTACTCTGCTCATTAGGAATAATCAGATATTAACAAAAGGCATCCATTACATTTGCCTTAACAAGAATGGTGCACATTTATAAAGAGACTTGAAAACAGCAAAAAGGATACTATCCAagaattataacaaaaatattattctaGAAGAGTTTGGTAAGTTTAAAAACTCAGCCAAAAACTAATTATTAGTAAGTGCATTTGTCCAGAACATTAATTTagtgaagaaaaatgtatttgtgtgATCCCAGAGATTAGAAATCATCATGATCTTCTTTTAGAAGTATGTTTTATTATCTTAACCTTTTACGACTGAAAACTAGCTCTAAAAAAGAACCATTAGTATGTCAGtttggcatttctttttatttagtctGAAAGTCTCCCCTTTAAAAAAGGCAACATTTTTCCTCCTATCATGGCACCTTTCTCATAATTATAAGTGCGCTTAGTCCAAAGAGAGAGGCAGTTTCTCCAGAAAAAGCTGATCATCAGTATACAAGATACAGTATTTTCTTACAGATCCTCTGACATGAGAACATGACAATATTAACCAAATAAACTTAATGCAAGGAAATAATATTCTAACTCAAAGCAAATTGCTTCTTGTTTAAtctcattttttcttattctatatCAGACAAACTCTATTCTTAAAGCTCAGAATAAATTGGGAATACAAGTCAAAACCAGACCCTAGTTAAAGAAAATGGGACGCCGAGAACAGTGGTTTAACAAAAGTAAACTCAACAACACAGTTTAAATTAactgggaaatttttaattaGTAAGCATCAAATGTACTTTACATGGATAACTGCAATACTGAAactgtgacattttaaatatttttctcaaaaaaaggTTAGCGATTTTCTTTATCCTGGGAAACATGGAGATCCAACTCTGAGCATTAATGTGGCCAGTCTTGGTCACTATGGTGTAGTTAATGCTAAAACCTAAACAGGTGTTCACATTTCATGTCTACAATAAGGTAGACTGTGAACCACTTGTACTGCTGAATTTTAGCCAAAATTCCAtgagataatttaaagaaatgtcaaATTTTTGAAGTGCAAACTCATGAAACTCTACACTGGGATCACTTTTTTGCTTCAATTGCATCTGGCTTGAgaatacagtttttctttcctaatttcttggaaaaatatttttccagtaaGTCTTGTATCTTCATGTACTATGGGTTGTTTTTAAGAAAGACTATCAACTCTGTGGTTAGTTTCCCACAGTTGATAAAAATCTATCAAAAACATCATAATATataattaggaaggaaaaaagttgtttttctaaGGCTGCAGGAACAGGATTTTTTGTATATCTTATTTGTATAAGCACAAACACTTAAACCTAGTCATACTGCAGGTAAATCCAATACAGTATTCAAAAGttctataaaaatgaacaaaagatgcACGTTTACTTCCACTGTTCCAACAGGCAAACGTTAGATCTGCATGAGAGTTGCACTGTAGCAGTTTGCTGGTCCGATTTAAGAGTTCAGTCCTTTTTTGTTATTTGGCCCAACGATGTCCACATCCCAGATAAATTCAGttcaaaaaacagaaatgaggGCAAAGACTCCATATAACAAAGCACAAGGATATGCTACTAGAAGCTGCTGTCCTTCCATGGCTagtgcagaaataaaaattttggaagCAGAGAAACTACACCATCCAATAATTCCAGCAGTGAGAATGATTCCTACCATTCCTCTGtaacagggggaggggagagaaaaagcaggaggTCAGTAGATGAGATCAGTTATGTAAGAATGCTACCATAATCAATTctaaaaaaagcatttaaaaacccACATGGAGACATCTGCAgaaataatcaatttttttttcaaatgctgaaaTGTACCTCACAGTGAATTCAACGATGCTGAATTATTTCATGTGATAAAAAGCTCATTTGTAACAATTTTGCTCCTTTTAGCACATAATTTCTCAACTTGGCAGATACTTGGGCTGGATGTGCTTTTGTTGTGGGGGATGGGCTGTTCTGTCCATTGTTAAGTCATAAGATATCAATAGCATCCTTGCCTTCCTCACTTTTGACAACCAAAAttgtctccagacattgacaaATGTCTCCTGGGAGCAAAACTGTGCCTGGTTGGAAAACACTGCCTTAGTAGAAAATAGtctataaaattcaaatatatcaaTCTTAACaaatgagaagatgaagcagTTTCCACACTGAAAATCTGGAGCATTTTTATCCAAAGCAGGAACACTGTGAAGCCATCATCTTGAAAAATCTCCAGCATGAAAGAGTTGATAAATGCTCTTCTGAAACCTCTGTTTTCACTCTTTAAGTGCAACAAAGCTCAATCATTGGTCGTGTCCAGCACCAGCCACAGGGAGGAGCCTGAACTGTTGAGAGAGCTTCTGTCTACTGGCCAGCAGGAGCAACTTTATTAGCAGTAACTTACACCCTTCTTTTTTAACCTCCcatcaaatattatttaaaaattacacatttagAGCTGTTTAAAAGTACAAGTGAAAACTACTAGTAGGCTAGTAACAGTCTCTTGCCATAAAAAGGTGTTCTGCTTTCAGTTAAAAGGCTGCCAAATAGAGAGTCTGTGTTTATTACTCACTGACTTAGCATATGCCTGACATCTTTAAGAAATCAGATACAGCCTTAAAAATATCAGAGAGAGGTTAATTATCATTTCAACAACTTGACCTTTTCCATGCAATATTTAAGTTAACAATCTCCACTGGTCCAAACCGGTTACAGACACCGGTAAGTACACACAAAACTAGTGAAATTCTTTCTCATAGGTAAAAGCAGAAATGGTATAAAAGATTTCTTAATTTACTCTCATTTCCATTATTCATTACTGAAAAGTATGTAGCCCAGACTTCACTTACAAGAAGCACTATCTAGTATGTTTGCTGAATCAGTGATACATCTCAAACTGATGTGAGGTAAATCCTGTTACACAGAATTCGTCAATCAACCCTCAAAATAAAGACCAGTACTTACTGCAAAGAAAATATCACTGCAAAGCTGGAGAGTAGGATCATGGGGAGAAGACAATATCCAAGGACACTTGCCACACAACCAAAGGAAACACCAGTCATACTCATTAAGTTTAGTAAACAAAACATTCCTAGGCATCCAATTGCACTGATCCCATATACATAGCCAAACTGGATTTTGCCAGCCTACAGGGAAAGGAAAGATTACAGGTTAAAGAGCAAAAGTCATTTTTGGCCTCTTTCACCTAAAATGATACATGTAGAAGATATTCAGTCTGTGAGCAACAAAATCCACAGAGGTGTCTACTTCTTACGCAGAGAAGTAAAACAGTGAGCAAACTGACTTCTACATCTTTCTTAAGAGATGTAAAGAATCCGCctctcagggggagggtacagcccaagtggcagagcacgtgcttagcatgcactgcgtcctgggttcaatctccagcactgccattaaataaataaataaataaacaaacaaaacaaacaaacaaaccaacctaatgatctcctccaaaaaataaatttaatttaatttaaaaaaaataaaaataaaggatccACCTCTCAATCAATACACAGATACTTGGTTTCTCATTTTCTAGTTACCATCTGAGGTTGGCATAGAATTCAACAAATAATGACATAAAATCATGGTACGATCACCTAAAGCAGaagatttctaaaaagaaatcagGCTGATTTTAGGCAAATAAACTACAGAGACAGGATGGAAAGTCATTCAGATGTCTGGATAATAGTATCACTTGAAAGCACCCAAATCCACCAAATTACCCCAAAGCAATTTATTCTCATTGACAGATGTGGCTATAATGTTCCTAACAGCAGAAATAATTTCATCATTTACTATAAATGGGTGTTACAGGAGTtaggagaaaggaagcaggataAGCAGGAAGCCAGGGTTCtatggggagggaaggagaaaagtgaTGAACAACTAGGCATGAGATGAATAAacggaagattttttttctttcattattttcccaaACTGTTGGTTGATTTATACAGccctttgaaaaacaaacaaaataaaacaaaacagacaaaactttAAAAGTTCTGCTTCTGTAAAAGACATCACTGAACAGTCTTCGGACAGTCAAGGTTAGCTCAATTGGAGTTACAACACTCTTAGTCAAGCTACCTGAACAAACGCTGCATTCGGGTCACACTAGCACTAAAATCAGTCCACAAAAAGTTCCTGGTTTGTCAGATGTTTGACATATAAAACTTCATTGCAAGAATGCCTCTACAATtacattaaatggaaaaatcctTGGGATTTTTGTTAGAATCAGTATTTATTTGCAAACACTTGATTGAAACTGTAGAAGTTTAAAAAGGCTCAGATGAGTTCACTGACAAATTCAATCATGTAGTAATAATAAAACCTTACACTTGTACAGGGCTTTAAACTTCTCAAAGTGCTCTCATATAACCTGCCTTGCTTACCCTCCAAAGTAATCTTCTTCGGTGGGAAGCACAGGATTATCCATCAGAGGGAGCTGaaggattaaatgacttgctaAAATACAGAGTAGGAGCACTGAATTATGCCCAGCTTTTCTGACTAAAAATCCCATCTTCAACCTATTATATCACTTATCTCTTCTAATTCAGAGATAcaggatgaaataaaacaaaacaaacattagcAATTATCTTTAcaacttttcattttcaacatGCTTTAAGATCCTTGGGGAGATAGGAAAGGGACTAAAACCCATTGTCTTTTAATGTTTCAATTCATTATACATTAAACCAGCACTCCTACAAAAAAACACACTACCCAAGGACTAGagattcaaaagaaaaagcaataaatatataaatataatataaagctataatataaataatttaaattttgtcagtttctgaaaaggaattttgttgAGACTAAAGCCACacgttatttatttattaatattgatCCCCTAACAATTGGACCACTTATTAGAACaagaaatgatttctaaatacACAGTATTTATTATCAATGGAGAAGTGATGAATAGGTATAAATTCAAGCAACTCAATACTATTCAAGACACATCAAAGATTTGGTGTGTAGGCAGAGTTTCTGTAATGGCTCTTGGTGGAACATTTAAAGACCGTTCTTTGTCTCACACTGAGAGCTTAAAATCTTACCAGTAACAATGTGGCTCCAAAGGCAAGGCAAAAAACCATTGGTCCTGCCAAATCAG
The sequence above is a segment of the Camelus ferus isolate YT-003-E chromosome 3, BCGSAC_Cfer_1.0, whole genome shotgun sequence genome. Coding sequences within it:
- the YIPF5 gene encoding protein YIPF5 produces the protein MAGFDNLNTDFYQTSYSIDDQSQQSYDYGGSGGPYSKQYAGYDYSHQGRFVPPDMMQPQQPYTGQIFQPTQAYTPTTSQPFYGNNFEDEPPLLEELGINFDHIWQKTLTVLHPLKVADGSIMNETDLAGPMVFCLAFGATLLLAGKIQFGYVYGISAIGCLGMFCLLNLMSMTGVSFGCVASVLGYCLLPMILLSSFAVIFSLQGMVGIILTAGIIGWCSFSASKIFISALAMEGQQLLVAYPCALLYGVFALISVF